A stretch of the Theileria equi strain WA chromosome 1, complete sequence genome encodes the following:
- a CDS encoding hypothetical protein (encoded by transcript BEWA_029670A): MSGEVAAQKLLNRTRYAQNRTKYYTVRNLVLSQNERPLFITGSFEEASKDRKLLAIRKAFVNRHSYRRGPFGDLSVPHAYFEIYGDPSYFSLKELVDACTDAAKRDMRDVSFWKQIGKLMRSMS, from the coding sequence ATGAGCGGAGAAGTGGCAGCTCAAAAGCTGCTGAATCGCACGAGGTATGCCCAGAACAGGACAAAGTACTACACTGTCCGTAATTTGGTGTTATCGCAGAATGAAAGGCCCCTGTTTATCACCGGGAGCTTTGAAGAAGCCTCCAAGGACCGCAAACTGCTGGCCATCAGAAAAGCCTTTGTGAATAGGCACAGCTACAGACGTGGACCCTTTGGCGATCTGAGCGTACCGCACGCCTATTTTGAAATCTATGGCGACCCCTCGTACTTTTCACTCAAGGAACTCGTCGATGCATGCACCGATGCCGCAAAAAGGGATATGAGAGATGTCTCTTTCTGGAAACAAATTGGTAAGTTAATGCGTAGTATGTCTTGA
- a CDS encoding hypothetical protein (encoded by transcript BEWA_029690A): MTSEEVTIEFKYNQNQDTTYKASTTGGKTIDITVKRSEEPRGSHFLKYTHTLNPNGESQPFKLLEIQDNGRKIDVIGLKYVPNVTSVSAYYWKHEPGAPRTVLIVGVTTTTDTKNKTTYYGNRKNADGNNWVGLGQRSKPNLINGDIERTLDDLVCSNFGAVIFDLSKSVSFSGQPSYCCRCVYHGDNDDQRKIFVTLRKVFCKQHTQNSIQYCKHTIKNPKNKVAKIRYYLGDTDANTHSNRRRINSSKLQFPIDNVKAIYASYCGGNPVLIYIEGGGSVTGWYQKSAVGNGNEEWTSVPNLNIKPSELTNHTDCKKYNDLVGLLKGSRCRNLQECTAVSGATVVFESGPSSSQPQAGAAGNNQGANVQTSELGTGKKSDEGDPTLINPEDVSLNQDTTRNPQGDDPPSGVAGEVSATRCHGTPSVPGTLVTTCDAQGRVAAVLSLGEGYTNPTDKQTSSADLDTEAIDYFIKTFEACAPLEPQSQEKQTDQVPDSESETKILLQGTPVAQMAEDAIDGERLKHLIVTPSGAGENEGASDPDGRGPPGPDEGADSASEGYESPNSQPAQAVTGLLEAHTADGSTTAAPEGEGKAERSTLLLLPASMAGYALSGRHKGYGYVTFSTPEIATRSLLSLNGARLGNRQIVLSEVLEKLYTKTRMPSILRAAQRIIARIHGPKQKTKEFIDNYREAFLPIT, from the exons ATGACAAGTGAAGAAGTAACCATTGAGTTCAAATACAATCAAAATCAAGATACTACTTATAAAGCAAGTACTACTGGTGGTAAGACTATTGACATTACTGTCAAAAGATCTGAAGAACCACGTGGGTCTCACTTCCTCAAGTATACCCATACTTTAAATCCTAATGGAGAAAGTCAACCATTCAAACTACTAGAAATACAAGATAATGGCAGGAAAATTGATGTCATTGGACTTAAATACGTTCCAAATGTCACCTCAGTttctgcttattactggaaacaTGAACCTGGTGCACCTAGGACAGTTCTCATAGTAGGAGTTACTACTACCACTGATACTAAGAATAAAACTACCTATTATGGCAATAGAAAGAATGCTGATGGTAATAATTGGGTCGGGCTTGGTCAACGTTCTAAACCTAATCTCATCAATGGTGACATTGAAAGGACATTAGATGACCTAGTCTGTTCGAATTTTGGTGCAGTTATCTTTGATCTTAGCAAGAGTGTATCTTTTAGTGGACAGCCATCGTATTGTTGTCGTTGCGTTTACCATGGTGATAATGACGATCAGCGGAAGATTTTTGTTACTCTTAGGAAAGTTTTCTGTAAACAACATACACAAAATTCCATTCAATATTGTAAACATACCATTAAAAATCCTAAGAATAAAGTTGCGAAGATAAGGTACTATCTTGGTGATACCGATGCTAATACTCATAGTAATAGGAGACGTATAAACTCCTCAAAGTTGCAGTTTCCTATAGATAATGTCAAAGCTATTTACGCTTCATATTGTGGAGGAAACCCAGTGTTAATATACATTGAAGGTGGAGGATCAGTTACAGGATGGTACCAGAAGTCTGCCGTTGGTAATGGCAATGAAGAGTGGACATCAGTTCCAAATCTCAACATAAAACCAAGTGAGTTAACTAATCATACTGACTGCAAGAAATATAATGATCTTGTGGGTCTACTAAAAGGGTCCAGATGTAGGAActtgcaagaatgtacTGCTGTTTCTGGAGCGACAGTAGTCTTTGAATCTGGACCATCCTCATCTCAACCACAAGCTGGTGCTGCCGGTAACAATCAAGGTGCTAATGTCCAAACTAGTGAACTTGGTACTGGTAAAAAGAGTGATGAAGGAGATCCTACTCTTATTAATCCTGAAGATGTCTCACTTAACCAAGATACTACTCGTAATCCTCAAGGTGATGATCCTCCTTCTGGAGTTGCTGGAGAAGTCTCTGCTACTCGTTGTCATGGTACCCCTTCTGTTCCTGGTACTCTAGTTACTACTTGTGATGCTCAAGGTAGAGTTGCTGCTGTTCTATCTCTTGGTGAAGGTTATACTAACCCTACCGATAAACAGACTTCATCTGCTGATCTAGATACTGAAGCCATAGATTACTTTattaaaacatttgaaGCCTGTGCTCCTCTAGAACCTCAATCTCAAGAAAAGCAAactgaccaggttcctgattCAGAGTCTGAAACaaagattcttctacaaggtactcctgtagctcaaatggctgaagatgctatagatggtgaaagactAAAACATCTTATTGTTACTCCTAGTGGAGctggagagaatgaaggtGCTTCTGATCCTGATGGTAGAGGACCTCCTGGACCTGATGAAGGTGCTGATTCTGCTTCTGAAGGATATGAATCTCCTAATTCTCAACCTGCTCAAGCTGTTACTGGACTTCTTGAAGCTCATACTGCTGATGGATCTACTACTGCTGCTCCTGAAGGTGAAGGTAAAGCTGAAAGATCTACTCTACTCCTTCTTCCTGCTAGTATGGCTGGATATGCCTTATCGg GACGTCACAAGGGCTATGGCTACGTTACATTTTCGACACCGGAAATTGCGACAAGGTCCCTTCTCTCGCTGAATGGAGCACGCCTTGGTAATCGTCAAATTGTACTCTCTGAGGTTTTGGAGAAATTGTATACAAAGACTCGCATGCCTTCGATTTTAAGGGCAGCGCAGAGGATAATCGCTCGGATCCACGGGCCAAAGCAAAAGACAAAGGAGTTCATTGACAACTACAGGGAAGCGTTCCTTCCAATAACGTAG
- a CDS encoding hypothetical protein (encoded by transcript BEWA_029650A) has translation MVTWNVHVDISKDTIKGKNGVYKSWGTYKYKGSCGCTITLRKEVEPSVKADADRNEEKEKLENYKFYYHTIPENWEWLSIYYQLKRVEYNGVAQTGLDGMGSLSTYREVCVIYWLNDYANIFPLMIGLGAGHVTHYKRKNGTTNEWEKASIAHPATLSEYQRVLSELNTKFNDVVIVNLNADKDKKYCGHPSFNCFKSPTESSSSCSHNGTTFVIVTVSEITGGTVPNGFKGFKHSPSGNKMRLLGTYHGNSMISFKESVISTEYDYVNAYYTSGSRGDKPLLLELQEHQGTSKLYTLGNKGEWVPSNLSKNDLTKVLDQENCLRNNIVVADLSNKRGRYCCGMSRHRKIQVEQHRNNVPAGYTSYLHLPNGASFNIHRFKSVDHTHTFTNFYGQITGIYAYFCNKDGKHRPILLYVNKGSGNGKWFKRTSEGGNNWTDQELSSLKTHTPSFPNIKQHIEEELKKVCKEFGIVCEHSPLTSPSGAGSGSSSGSGSSAGGLGSASVSPQQAGAGNTSDSGSGSVPAAKPGGGADEGLGGGDNLEPKEDNPESIGGPPKEHNAGGFIQKALTFITSKDGIITASVTSVITTGGMGGITYSCLKRRKL, from the coding sequence ATGGTCACATGGAACGTACATGTAGATATCAGCAAGGATACTATTAAAGGCAAAAATGGAGTCTATAAGAGTTGGGGAACGTATAAATATAAGGGTTCCTGCGGGTGTACAATCACTCTCAGGAAAGAAGTGGAACCAAGTGTTAAGGCTGATGCAGACAGAAATGAAGAGAAAGAGAAGCTGGAAAACTATaagttttattaccataCAATTCCAGAAAATTGGGAGTGGCTTTCCATTTACTATCAACTTAAGAGGGTAGAGTACAATGGTGTTGCACAAACTGGATTGGATGGAATGGGCAGTCTTAGCACTTATAGGGAGGTGTGTGTAATATACTGGTTAAATGACTATGCTAATATCTTCCCATTAATGATCGGTCTTGGTGCAGGCCATGTAACTCATTATAAGCGAAAGAATGGCACTACTAACGAGTGGGAAAAGGCAAGTATTGCACATCCAGCTACTTTATCAGAATATCAGAGAGTGTTGTCTGAACTTAACACAAAGTTTAACGACGTTGTGATAGTCAACCTCAACGCCGATAAAGATAAGAAGTACTGTGGTCATCCTTCTTTTAACTGCTTCAAGAGTCCTACGGAGAGCTCTAGCAGCTGTTCTCATAATGGAACTACATTCGTTATCGTCACAGTTTCAGAGATAACTGGTGGTACGGTTCCTAATGGCTTTAAAGGTTTTAAGCACTCTCCCTCTGGAAACAAGATGAGACTTTTAGGAACATACCATGGCAACTCTATGATCTCATTTAAGGAGTCAGTTATATCCACAGAATATGATTATGTAAACGCCTATTACACATCAGGGAGTAGGGGTGATAAGCCTTTGTTACTAGAACTGCAAGAACATCAGGGAACATCAAAACTTTATACTCTTGGAAATAAAGGTGAATGGGTGCCTTCAAActtatccaaaaatgatCTTACCAAGGTGCTCGATCAGGAGAATTGTCTGCGAAACAACATTGTCGTAGCAGATCTATCCAACAAACGAGGTAGATATTGCTGTGGCATGAGTAGACATAGGAAGATTCAAGTTGAACAACATCGTAACAATGTACCGGCTGGATATACTTCGTATTTACACCTTCCAAATGGTGCCAGTTTTAATATTCACAGATTCAAGAGTGTAGACCATACCcatacatttacaaatttttatgGACAGATTACCGGGATTTATGCCTACTTCTGTAACAAGGATGGTAAGCATAGGCCAatattgttatatgtgAATAAAGGATCAgggaatggaaaatggtTTAAGAGGACTTCCGAAGGAGGTAATAACTGGACAGATCAGGAACTTAGTTCCCTGAAAACTCATACACCAAGTTTTCCTAATATAAAACAACACATTGAGGAGGAACTTAAAAAAGTTTGCAAAGAATTCGGTATTGTATGCGAACATTCTCCTCTAACCTCTCCAAGTGGTGCAGGCTCTGGTAGTTCTAGTGGTTCTGGAAGTAGTGCTGGAGGACTAGGCTCTGCTTCAGTCTCACCTCAACAAGCTGGAGCTGGTAATACTAGTGATAGTGGTTCTGGATCTGTTCCTGCTGCTAAACCTGGTGGAGGTGCTGATGAAGGCCTTGGTGGAGGGGACAATCTAGAacctaaagaagataacCCAGAAAGTATAGGAGGACCTCCTAAAGAACACAACGCTGGAGGTTTTATTCAGAAGGCACTTACCTTCATAACATCAAAAGATGGTATAATTACTGCATCAGTTACCTCTGTAATTACGACAGGTGGGATGGGTGGAATCACATACAGCTGCCTTAAACGGAGGAAGCTATAA
- a CDS encoding hypothetical protein (encoded by transcript BEWA_029660A) → MSKGIDISRKCDKTCLENKNVTVESGLVNGLSDYGYITHQSDNGVPITQLGYGAKRIQNIENRSIQEVTVYYYEKYETNPDIINRPLFLRVYYGGMRYLYKSIITGSSIEWNDITSNFGGIPTENKTTPNFTEKIKVQTCELYSPHSVDIYEDRSYSCPCESINLNVEKSLNKDGIKGYISYLHRYEDTITRVRYKGAILKWKGEGVEDEEIPLSEVIKNLTVYYWDQDKDHRKGPLLMEVYVGVIPVLVGNNGESDNGNWTMIGIEPVSKDNLHKQKCKLFRPVDINVSAKSHYNNDYCKNDMGNECTNEVTVENHDGPTPKGYAALKHTYGNGEEGDKKTFTVTGFKNGSFLQELIPPLWNVTKVVVFLTSCAGPSDPASNTPLLVYVKKSDEGTKETHNWYSRTSRDGSKWTEEGDLEGNDPQTAYKNGYLVTTLNRIKSELSIECQEDIQRELKKKKLEEAEAQIQLSQSASISGSSAKDGELCKAIGTILGLGSIAAAEVGLGVTKELLEWADELGLDASALALNLVGEALGLANIVLASGDKEESEKEAKPHASVLVEGARSSVEVSRAGAPQPDNQVNNDHDKASGIPSGPTPILAGPTTLGAIEVQDAGSGVQEKGAPGTERETGSRGSVGQAGSEGGSRDSEADTGGRIASPPGINSYQGGKGDGTEKGSGEGGADGDEQPTDSAHLRTQDVNQESIVDSNQSNVSSDQTDTTSIVTPSGTVPQTTASEEESRTDHPTFKGSPVPGAKAATPRTATTTVANDGSHPDTSETTQPSGVPEGQGLPATSSEGKHTTDAPGSTLPSDSEDPTTPARSTGGLLEVPVVASIAGYFFAGSAGAGGLTGLGWWAFKRSRGDPWVIHGYPRVFKECTILSMHRLFIVITIHPYCPFCSDQLRH, encoded by the coding sequence ATGAGCAAGGGAATTGACATCTCCAGGAAATGTGATAAAACTTGTctggaaaataaaaatgtaacTGTAGAGAGTGGGTTGGTAAATGGTCTTTCTGATTATGGTTACATCACTCACCAGAGCGATAATGGAGTTCCTATAACTCAGCTTGGATACGGTGCAAAGCGTATCCAAAACATAGAAAACCGTAGTATTCAAGAAGTGACTGTTTACTACTATGAGAAGTATGAAACGAACCCAGATATAATAAATAGGCCTCTTTTCCTAAGGGTGTATTACGGAGGAATGCGTTACCTCTATAAAAGTATTATCACTGGAAGTAGCATAGAGTGGAATGACATTACTTCTAATTTTGGTGGGATTCCAACGGAGAACAAAACTACACCTAATTTCActgaaaaaataaaggtACAGACATGTGAACTATATAGCCCTCATTCTGTTGACATTTATGAGGACCGGAGTTATTCTTGCCCATGCGAAAGTATAAATCTGAATGTAGAGAAATCTCTTAATAAGGATGGAATAAAGGGATATATCAGTTACCTTCACAGGTATGAAGATACTATAACAAGAGTCAGATATAAGGGTGCCATTCTTAAATGGAAAGGTGAAGGTGTTgaggatgaggaaattCCACTTAGCGAGGTCATTAAAAATCTAAcagtatattactgggacCAAGACAAAGATCATAGAAAGGGACCCTTACTCATGGAAGTATACGTCGGAGTGATACCAGTTCTAGTAGGTAATAATGGAGAATCAGACAACGGTAACTGGACTATGATAGGCATAGAACCTGTATCCAAGGATAACCTCCATAAACAAAAGTGCAAGCTCTTTAGACCAGTAGATATAAACGTCTCAGCAAAAAGTCATTACAATAATGATTACTGTAAAAATGATATGGGAAATGAATGTACTAATGAAGTAACGGTGGAAAATCACGATGGTCCTACACCAAAGGGATACGCTGCTCTTAAGCACACCTATGGGAATGGTGAGGAAGGGGATAAGAAGACATTTACAGTAACTGGTTTCAAAAACGGTTCCTTTCTTCAGGAGTTAATTCCTCCACTATGGAATGTTACAAAAGTAGTAGTCTTCCTCACCTCTTGTGCTGGTCCTAGTGACCCAGCTTCCAACACACCTCTACTGGTTTACGTTAAAAAATCTGATGAAGGAACTAAAGAGACTCACAATTGGTACAGTAGGACAAGTAGGGACGGTAGTAAGTGGACAGAAGAAGGTGACCTAGAAGGTAATGATCCACAGACAGCTTATAAGAATGGTTATCTTGTAACAACTCTGAATAGGATTAAGAGCGAGCTAAGTATTGAGTGTCAAGAAGATATCCAAAGAGAGCttaaaaagaagaaactgGAAGAGGCTGAAGCACAAATACAACTAAGTCAATCTGCTTCTATTAGTGGTAGTAGTGCTAAAGATGGAGAGCTATGTAAAGCGATCGGTACCATTCTAGGGCTTGGATCAATTGCAGCTGCCGAAGTAGGACTAGGCGTTACGAAGGAACTTCTTGAATGGGCTGATGAACTTGGACTAGATGCATCAGCTTTAGCTCTTAACCTAGTCGGGGAGGCTCTTGGACTAGCTAATATCGTTCTTGCTAGTGGAgataaagaagaatctgaaaaaGAAGCCAAACCTCATGCCTCTGTTCTTGTTGAAGGTGCTAGAAGTAGTGTTGAAGTTAGTAGAGCTGGAGCTCCTCAACCTGATAACCAAGTTAATAATGATCATGATAAAGCTTCTGGTATACCTAGTGGTCCTACTCCTATTCTTGCTGGACCCACTACTCTTGGAGCTATTGAAGTACAAGACGCTGGTTCTGGAGTTCAAGAAAAAGGTGCTCCTGGCACAGAAAGAGAAACTGGTAGTAGAGGTAGTGTTGGTCAGGCTGGATCTGAAGGTGGTTCTAGAGATAGTGAAGCTGATACTGGTGGAAGAATTGCTAGTCCTCCTGGTATAAATAGTTATCAAGGTGGCAAAGGTGATGGAACTGAAAAAGGCTCTGGTGAAGGTGGTGCTGATGGAGATGAGCAACCTACTGACTCTGCACATCTTAGAACACAAGATGTTAATCAAGAATCTATTGTAGATTCTAACCAATCTAATGTCTCATCTGACCAAACTGATACTACTTCCATTGTAACTCCTAGTGGTACAGTCCCTCAAACTACTGCTTCCGAAGAAGAATCTCGTACTGATCATCCCACTTTTAAAGGATCCCCTGTTCCTGGTGCTAAAGCTGCCACTCCTCGTACTGCTACTACTACTGTTGCTAATGATGGATCTCATCCTGATACCTCTGAAACTACTCAACCTTCTGGAGTTCCTGAAGGACAAGGCCTTCCTGCTACTTCTTCTGAAGGTAAACATACTACTGATGCTCCTGGTtctactcttccttctgATTCTGAAGATCCTACTACTCCTGCACGTTCTACTGGTGGACTTCTTGAAGTTCCTGTTGTTGCTAGTATAGCTGGATATTTCTTTGCTGGTTCTGCAGGAGCTGGTGGTCTcactggacttggttggtgggcatttaaacgttctagagGAGATCCATGGGTTATACATGGATATCCTAGAgtgtttaaagaatgtaccatattgagtatgcatagactcttcatagttatcaccattcatccatattgcccattctgctcagaccagttgagacattaa
- a CDS encoding hypothetical protein (encoded by transcript BEWA_029700A) translates to MACGEEQVDAEKLYEDVDSEALHEKLAEIDPARAHDLHPNDRKRVVRSLDIYQKYGITHTELIKRRKVERENRGIKYNVLAFILQSDPEIHRTRINARVDEMLKNGILDELKELATLAKENPELNSRKGIFQSIAYKELMPILTGQNGNIVTSPSLDQLDQCKTTLENKTWRYAQRQKTWIKNRIAKNEDLKVEIVDVTDLDTWEQMMDKSADLVIDHLEAP, encoded by the exons ATGGCTTGTGGAGAGGAACAGGTTGACGCAGAAAAGCTCTATGAAGACGTTGATTCTGAAGCCTTGCACGAAAAGCTGGCGGAGATCGATCCTGCAAGAGCCCACGACCTTCATCCAAACGATCGCAAAAGAGTAGTACGCAGCCTGGACATTTACCAAAAGTATGGCATTACACACACTGAGCTGATAAAGAGGCGGAAAGTTGAAAGGGAAAATAGAGGAATAAAATACAATGTGCTAGCCTTTATCCTCCAGTCTGATCCTGAGATTCACAGGACCAGGATCAATGCCAGAGTGGATGAAATGCTCAAGAATGGTATTCTCGATGAGCTAAAAGAGCTGGCTACCCTCGCAAAGGAAAACCCAGAGCTCAATTCAAGAAAGGGAATCTTCCAAAGCATAG CCTACAAGGAGCTCATGCCTATACTAACGGGTCAAAACGGAAACATTGTCACATCCCCGTCTTTAGACCAGCTGGACCAATGCAAGACTACTCTGGAGAATAAAACATGGAGGTATGCGCAGAGACAAAAGACTTGGATCAAGAACAGAATCGCCAAGAATGAAGATCTAAAGGTCGAAATTGTAGACGTGACCGATTTGGATACTTGGGAGCAGATGATGGACAAGAGTGCAGACCTTGTGATTGACCATTTGGAGGCTCCATGA
- a CDS encoding hypothetical protein (encoded by transcript BEWA_029680A), with protein sequence MSAGELTLNVKCQGGDKGQCNCGAGPLPGITAKKETDLQSVRGFYSYVHERKTPFTLKKTLGNNEELDGNDVDSVTKVSVFYWNENETRPLLLEIIKNNNDLEKEYYYKYGNNENEAGGQHHLWRHQNRDGGISLQSRLDERNLGINNVFPLDLDNPEKRIQSTSNAAKDKGLERVSSVPQLTGTDYVVTEYRFINHDGNTRFSRVEYGKEKANGIEIPAGTTTNVRLYSSPVSNSPIMFEFVGLAGGNSTFFDTKDGINWGKVINSDGFYDKNKSKDHPLPTEALKNKLDELACFYYNAVTIDISYDLSTRKKDKWYCCNKHNNNEKVHVEQKEVSCKVENHKSTSTIKAYRHSIDSSSKLTAIKYYLSSDGPKKNRKRITSRKLSLPIPGPVDVYVFYCREDPILVYVDASRSTSSHANTGWFRKSTKNNKNQWTHFSGSLKDLTPTNITDCRKWSKLVGVLEKLSCNELSKCSNSPSLARTEGSSGSGEEDDIHLGESEEEDESYKTPATPGKGPEVSEKGETNQGTKKDEEKSKTAGYKVNSGARVDTVEELWRVLDPLIKLGLTGPALTATLGPVTVGTALNLADEALEHILSTEEVPAADLSDQVPDTESETKILLQGTPVAQMAENTFSMSTEHARDVHKSPQQCGSTAQDNAHSLTGVPSEVTSIVHNPDGTTALEVTNATGQPLFRVLPLYKDPLPDNRPGTVPGDTGASKTDGERVDKAEQASQDTIQATEFPPSPEEQPIPQEKPKEQLELKGPLRSEGQDARAQDQAGAEEGNEASSDDENSSEEQGTGALPNGPTGERDETGRGTQQDTTSSTPAPEPAKPTTASPALPEKAAASNTTSDTTAPVQAPGEDGEGSPGAQPLAGVTTAATGFTVLTGLGSTSGTLAGAGGLTGFAYWIYKRSKGDPWVTRHISPLHIQFKTQYGKRPHGTSSIKRYGGSHIQELTNERCKMAKKEGIIHDPKMLFVSNVDPEITQDALDYFFQYIHGPLTSSTTLVKDKITGGFMYM encoded by the exons atgagcgCTGGAGAGTTAACATTAAATGTAAAGTGTCAAGGTGGAGACAAGGGACAATGTAACTGCGGTGCTGGTCCACTTCCTGGCATTACTGCCAAAAAGGAGACTGACCTACAATCTGTTAGAGGCTTTTACAGCTATGTTCATGAAAGAAAAACACCGTTTACACTCAAGAAAACTCTTGGCAATAATGAGGAACTAGATGGGAATGATGTTGACAGTGTTACTAAGGTATCGGTTTTCTATTGGAATGAGAATGAGACTAGACCACTGCTCTTGGAGATTATTAAGAATAATAATGACCTGGAAAAGGAATACTATTATAAATACGGgaataatgaaaatgaagctGGTGGTCAGCACCATCTTTGGAGACACCAGAATAGGGATGGAGGAATATCATTGCAAAGTAGACTCGATGAAAGGAATCTTGGTATAAACAACGTTTTCCCTCTCGACCTAGATAACCCTGAAAAACGTATACAATCTACTTCTAATGCTGCAAAAGATAAAGGTCTAGAGAGAGTTTCATCGGTTCCTCAACTCACGGGAACTGATTATGTTGTTACGGAGTACAGATTTATTAATCATGATGGAAATACTAGATTTTCTAGAGtggaatatggaaaggaaaAGGCGAACGGTATTGAGATTCCTGCTGGTACAACTACAAATGTTAGACTATACTCCTCACCTGTAAGCAATTCACCCATTATGTTTGAATTTGTTGGTCTCGCCGGTGGAAATTCCACTTTTTTTGACACaaaagatggtataaaTTGGGGGAAGGTTATTAATTCAGATGGATTCTACGATAAAAACAAGTCTAAAGaccatcctttaccaaCAGAAGCCCTGAAAAATAAATTAGATGAGCTTGCATGTTTCTACTACAACGCAGTGACTATAGACATATCCTATGATCTATCTACGAGAAAAAAAGACAAATGGTATTGTTGCAATAAACACAATAACAATGAAAAGGTCCATGTTGAGCAAAAGGAAGTTTCCTGTAAAGTAGAGAATCATAAGAGCACAAGTACCATTAAAGCTTATAGACACTCCATTGACAGTAGTTCTAAACTAACAGCCATCAAGTACTACCTTAGTTCTGATGGACCTAAAAAGAATAGGAAACGTATAACATCCAGAAAACTATCACTACCTATTCCTGGTCCAGTTGATGTTTATGTTTTCTATTGCAGAGAGGATCCCATACTCGTATATGTTGATGCTAGTAGAAGTACAAGTTCTCATGCTAATACAGGATGGTTTAGGAAGAGCAcaaaaaataataaaaatcAGTGGACACATTTCTCTGGCTCACTAAAAGATCTAACACCAACTAATATTACTGACTGTAGGAAATGGAGTAAACTGGTAGGAGTACTAGAAAAACTTAGCTGTAATGAACTCTCAAAATGCTCTAATTCTCCTTCACTAGCACGCACTGAAGGTAGTTCTGGAAGtggagaagaagatgaCATTCACTTGGGAGAgtctgaggaagaagacgaGTCATATAAAACACCTGCCACTCCTGGTAAAGGCCCTGAAGTGAGCGAAAAGGGTGAAACAAATCAAGGAACTAAAAAGGATGAGGAAAAATCTAAAACTGCTGGCTATAAAGTTAATAGTGGAGCAAGAGTAGACACTGTTGAAGAATTATGGAGAGTACTTGATCCTCTTATCAAGCTTGGATTAACTGGACCAGCTCTGACCGCTACACTTGGACCTGTTACCGTTGGTACAGCTCTTAACCTGGCTGATGAAGCCCTTGAACATATACTTAGCACTGAGGAAGTCCCAGCagctgacttatctgaccaggttcctgatacagagtctgagactaagattctcctacaaggtactcctgttgctcaaatggctgaaaATACTTTCTCTATGTCAACCGAACACGCACGAGATGTTCATAAATCTCCTCAACAATGTGGCTCAACTGCCCAAGATAATGCCCATAGTCTAACAGGTGTACCAAGTGAAGTTACATCTATAGTTCATAATCCTGATGGTACCACTGCACTAGAAGTTACTAACGCTACTGGCCAGCCCTTATTTCGTGTTTTACCTCTTTATAAAGATCCTCTTCCTGATAATAGACCTGGTACTGTTCCTGGTGATACCGGTGCTAGTAAAACTGATGGAGAACGTGTTGATAAAGCTGAGCAAGCATCTCAAGATACTATTCAAGCTACTGAATTTCCACCCTCTCCTGAAGAACAACCTATCCCTCAAGAGAAACCTAAAGAACAACTAGAACTAAAAGGACCATTACGTTCTGAAGGCCAAGATGCTAGAGCACAAGATCAAGCCGGAGCCGAGGAAGGAAATGAAGCATCtagtgatgatgaaaactcatctgaagaacaaggTACTGGTGCTCTTCCTAATGGACCTACTGGTGAAAGGGATGAAACTGGTAGAGGTACTCAACAAGATACTACGTCCTCTACTCCTGCTCCTGAACCTGCTAAACCTACTACTGCTTCTCCTGCTCTTCCTGAAAAAGCTGCTGCTTCTAATACTACTTCTGATACTACTGCTCCTGTTCAAGCTCCtggtgaagatggtgaagGATCTCCTGGTGCTCAACCTCTTGCTGGAGTTACTACCGCTGCTACTGGTTTTACTGTTCTCACCGGATTAGGCtctacctctggtactcttgccggagctggtggtcttactggatttgcTTATTGGATCtacaaacgttctaaaggagatccatgg GTAACAAGGCACATTTCGCCGTTGCATATTCAGTTCAAGACCCAGTATGGAAAGAGGCCGCATGGCACGAGTTCCATCAAGAGGTACGGAGGGAGTCACATACAAGAGCTTACCAATGAAAGGTGtaaaatggcaaagaagGAAGGGATAATTCACGATCCCAAGATGCTCTTTGTCAGTAACGTTGACCCAGAGATTACGCAGGATGCTCTCGACTATTTCTTCCAGTACATTCACGGACCACTCACTAGCAGTACCACTCtggtaaaggataaaattaCAGGTGGGTTTATGTACATGTAA